The genomic stretch AATTCACTTTAACTTCACAAATGGCTTTAGAGCTGATTTTAAAAAATGGATGCAAGGCTACAGAATCAAAGTTGAAGGGAACAAAACTTATTGGATTAAAGTTGCTGGATATGATGATAGTTATGAGTGTTTCAGAAAATATCTTGATATGGTATTTGCATATGCTGGGACGTTGTCACTTTCTCAAGAAATGAAAAGAGTGCCATTGAGTGATTTGCAAATTGGAGATGTATTTTTAAAAGGTAGCGACCCTGGTCATTGCGCTATTGTGGTTGATGTGGCCCAGAATCCGAAGACAGGTGAGAAGATATTCTTGCTTGCACAAAGCTATATGCCAGCCCAAGACATTCACATCTTGAAAAACCCAGCAAATGAAGATAGCAACCCCTGGTATTCAATAAACTTTGGAGATATTTTAGTAACCCCAGAGTGGCAGTTTACAAAAGATCAGGTATATAGATTTGGGGAGTAGAGAGATGAGCTGAATATCCAAGAACATTTAGCTTTTGTACCCATTTTGTTTCCATGCGACACGTTTAAAATTTGAATGATAGAAAGACCAAAGTTTTTCTGAGTAATTTAAAAAAATTTAGTTTAAAAGATTATAATAATTCTTTCTTCATTGAGATATAAACACAAATATTTCAAGCTCATCGATACAGTTAATTTTAATATATCTATTTTACTAAGTTATGGTATAATGTAAATAAGATAGTAATTTTATGCTTTTTATATTAGTTTGTTAGAGAAAATAACGTATACTGTCTAATAAAGCCGAATTTTGTTTGTCGAAGGAGGTAATAACAGTTGAAAATAACAATGTAAAAAGGTATAATTTTAACTAAGTGATGTTGAATGTTACTAAGTGTGCAAAAAGTTAAAGAGATATATGGCATCAGCCGAAGAACACTAATAAACTGGGAAAAGGAAGGGTTAATAACACCTCTCAGGACACCGAAGGGAAGGAGAAGGTATAAAAAAGAAGACATAGAAAAGCTACTTGGTATGATAGAGGAAAAACCAAAACCAACCGTTGTTTTGTATGCAAGAGTCTCCACTAAAAAGCAAGAAGAGTACCTTAAAAACCAAATTAGGAGACTTGAAGAATACGCAAAGTCTAAAGGTTGGCAGTATGAAGTTATATCTGAAATAGCCAGCGGAGTCAATGAAAACAGGAGAGGACTATTAAAACTTTTGAACAAAATCAAAAGAGGAGAAGTTGCAAAAGTTGTAATAGAGTATCCAGACAGACTTGCAAGGTTTGGATTTGAGTATCTTAAGTTTTTCATGGAGAGTTTTGGGGTAGAACTTGTAGTGTTAAATGACAGAGAAAACGAAGAAGATATAAACAGAGAACTGGCAGAGGACTTAATAGCGATAGTAACATCTTTTGCAGCGAGGATTTATGGGCAAAGAGGTGCCAAAAAGCATGGTAACAGTTCAGGCGAAGTTAGTGTTCGATAGAGAGGAAGACAAAAAGGCAGTATTAGACCTTATGAGAAGATGATCCTCTTGTATGAGGTATGCGTATAAGAGACTACTGGAAGGACACAAGAGGAATGAACTTAAAAAGCAACTCCAGGGGATTTTCAACCTGAACTCTCGATATGTCGATGATGCGATAATGAAAGCAAACAGCGTTTTAAAGTCCTACAAAGAGAGAGGAGAAAATCCAAGAAAGGTTATTTTTGGTGGCAGGGAGTTGTTTGAAAAGCTCCAAAAGAGACATATAAACGGCAGGGCATACAGGAAACTTCAACGAGAGTGGAAGGAGAAAAGAAAAGGGAATCTGTATTCAAGAGGAGACAGGA from Caldicellulosiruptor kronotskyensis 2002 encodes the following:
- a CDS encoding IS607 family transposase, which produces MLLSVQKVKEIYGISRRTLINWEKEGLITPLRTPKGRRRYKKEDIEKLLGMIEEKPKPTVVLYARVSTKKQEEYLKNQIRRLEEYAKSKGWQYEVISEIASGVNENRRGLLKLLNKIKRGEVAKVVIEYPDRLARFGFEYLKFFMESFGVELVVLNDRENEEDINRELAEDLIAIVTSFAARIYGQRGAKKHGNSSGEVSVR
- a CDS encoding DUF4846 domain-containing protein codes for the protein MPKLSKLMRLGVVSILIFALMVGCTTEQSQLNKKTEIVEKPRLEEKDGISSPTNKSEQSYKESLINSNGRTIIERIKVPEGYERVEVPRGSFAEYLRNLPLKPHGTKVKYYNGEEKPNDVYVAVIDMDVGTRDLQQCADAVIRLYSEYLYKNRQYDKIHFNFTNGFRADFKKWMQGYRIKVEGNKTYWIKVAGYDDSYECFRKYLDMVFAYAGTLSLSQEMKRVPLSDLQIGDVFLKGSDPGHCAIVVDVAQNPKTGEKIFLLAQSYMPAQDIHILKNPANEDSNPWYSINFGDILVTPEWQFTKDQVYRFGE